A region from the Danaus plexippus chromosome 26, MEX_DaPlex, whole genome shotgun sequence genome encodes:
- the LOC116774268 gene encoding protein kinase C and casein kinase substrate in neurons protein 1 isoform X3: MSHHSDEQALLTVTSDSFWEPGNYKRTTRRIDDGHRLCSELQALVQERADIEKTYAKSLRGWAKKWNDLIEKGPEYGTMEAAWKGGMVEAERLSDLHLSVRDRLVNDVIAQIKNWQKDTYHKSMIQLKERKEMDEAFKKAQKPWAKLLQKVERTRLEYHTACKQERTAQNQERNASGDSSLSPDQQVKKMAERVSKCRDDVAKNRDKYQAALAEITSYNPRYIEDMTGVFDRCQQMEAQRLSFFKDVLFSFHKCLDISKEPTLPQIYEEFHHTINNADHGKDLKWWANNHGVNMAMAWPQFEELPPITNNKSGKINHAEPTTNTTVVNNSSANNTIDKKTISAPIAVTNGTASVPKSAKTSPAKDSVGKDNPFEEEEWDEDSGGALTDTGEPGVPVRALYDYTGAESDELSFRQGDLFEKLEDEDEQGWCKGRKDGRVGLYPANYVEPVGN; this comes from the exons ATGTCGCATCACAGCGACGAGCAGGCGCTGCTGACGGTCACCTCGGACTCGTTCTGGGAGCCAGGAAACTACAAGAGGACCACCAGGAGGATCGACGACGGGCACAGGCTCTGCAGCGAACTGCAGGCCTTGGTACAGGAGAGAGCTGACATTGAGAAGACATACGCCAAGAGTTTGAGGGGATGGGCCAAGAAATGGAACGATCTCATCGAGAAAG GTCCTGAATATGGTACTATGGAAGCAGCATGGAAAGGCGGCATGGTGGAGGCAGAGAGGCTGTCAGATCTGCACCTCAGTGTCAGGGATCGACTGGTCAATGACGTCATAGCACAGATCAAGAACTGGCAGAAGGACACCTACCATAAG TCAATGATCCAGCTGAAGGAACGGAAGGAGATGGACGAGGCTTTCAAGAAGGCTCAGAAGCCGTGGGCCAAGTTGCTCCAGAAGGTAGAGAGGACGAGATTGGAGTATCACACGGCATGCAAGCAGGAGAGGACCGCGCAGAACCAGGAGAGAAACGCTAGCGGAGACAGCTCCTTGAGTCCCGATCAG CAGGTGAAGAAGATGGCTGAACGAGTGTCGAAGTGTCGCGACGACGTGGCGAAGAATCGCGACAAGTACCAAGCGGCGCTGGCGGAGATAACGTCCTACAACCCTCGCTACATCGAGGACATGACCGGCGTGTTCGACAGGTGCCAGCAGATGGAGGCTCAGAGGCTGTCCTTCTTCAAGGACGTGCTGTTCAGCTTCCATAAGTGTCTGGATATAAGCAAGGAACCCAC ATTACCACAAATATACGAGGAGTTCCATCACACGATCAACAACGCCGATCACGGCAAGGACCTCAAGTGGTGGGCGAACAACCACGGCGTCAACATGGCTATGGCCTGGCCGCAGTTCGAG GAACTTCCGCCGATAACGAACAACAAGTCCGGTAAAATAAACCACGCCGAGCCAACAACAAACACAACAGTCGTCAACAACAGCAGCGCCAACAACACCATCGACAAGAAGACGATCAGCGCACCGATAGCTGTCAC aaacgGTACAGCATCAGTACCGAAATCAGCAAAAACATCACCGGCGAAGGACAGCGTGGGTAAAGACAACCCGTTCGAGGAGGAGGAGTGGGACGAGGACTCCGGGGGCGCGCTCACCGACACCGGCGAGCCCGGCGTGCCCGTGCGCGCGCTCTACGACTACACCGGCGCCGAGAGCGACGAGCTCAGCTTCAGACAgg GAGATTTATTCGAGAAGCTCGAAGACGAAGACGAGCAAGGCTGGTGTAAGGGAAGGAAAGACGGGCGAGTGGGGCTCTACCCCGCCAACTACGTGGAGCCCGTCGGAAACTAG
- the LOC116774268 gene encoding protein kinase C and casein kinase substrate in neurons protein 1 isoform X2, with amino-acid sequence MSHHSDEQALLTVTSDSFWEPGNYKRTTRRIDDGHRLCSELQALVQERADIEKTYAKSLRGWAKKWNDLIEKGPEYGTMEAAWKGGMVEAERLSDLHLSVRDRLVNDVIAQIKNWQKDTYHKSMIQLKERKEMDEAFKKAQKPWAKLLQKVERTRLEYHTACKQERTAQNQERNASGDSSLSPDQVKKMAERVSKCRDDVAKNRDKYQAALAEITSYNPRYIEDMTGVFDRCQQMEAQRLSFFKDVLFSFHKCLDISKEPTLPQIYEEFHHTINNADHGKDLKWWANNHGVNMAMAWPQFEEYTEEFRDIAKGKSKESLPTGPITLLNQRPVSEDELPPITNNKSGKINHAEPTTNTTVVNNSSANNTIDKKTISAPIAVTNGTASVPKSAKTSPAKDSVGKDNPFEEEEWDEDSGGALTDTGEPGVPVRALYDYTGAESDELSFRQGDLFEKLEDEDEQGWCKGRKDGRVGLYPANYVEPVGN; translated from the exons ATGTCGCATCACAGCGACGAGCAGGCGCTGCTGACGGTCACCTCGGACTCGTTCTGGGAGCCAGGAAACTACAAGAGGACCACCAGGAGGATCGACGACGGGCACAGGCTCTGCAGCGAACTGCAGGCCTTGGTACAGGAGAGAGCTGACATTGAGAAGACATACGCCAAGAGTTTGAGGGGATGGGCCAAGAAATGGAACGATCTCATCGAGAAAG GTCCTGAATATGGTACTATGGAAGCAGCATGGAAAGGCGGCATGGTGGAGGCAGAGAGGCTGTCAGATCTGCACCTCAGTGTCAGGGATCGACTGGTCAATGACGTCATAGCACAGATCAAGAACTGGCAGAAGGACACCTACCATAAG TCAATGATCCAGCTGAAGGAACGGAAGGAGATGGACGAGGCTTTCAAGAAGGCTCAGAAGCCGTGGGCCAAGTTGCTCCAGAAGGTAGAGAGGACGAGATTGGAGTATCACACGGCATGCAAGCAGGAGAGGACCGCGCAGAACCAGGAGAGAAACGCTAGCGGAGACAGCTCCTTGAGTCCCGATCAG GTGAAGAAGATGGCTGAACGAGTGTCGAAGTGTCGCGACGACGTGGCGAAGAATCGCGACAAGTACCAAGCGGCGCTGGCGGAGATAACGTCCTACAACCCTCGCTACATCGAGGACATGACCGGCGTGTTCGACAGGTGCCAGCAGATGGAGGCTCAGAGGCTGTCCTTCTTCAAGGACGTGCTGTTCAGCTTCCATAAGTGTCTGGATATAAGCAAGGAACCCAC ATTACCACAAATATACGAGGAGTTCCATCACACGATCAACAACGCCGATCACGGCAAGGACCTCAAGTGGTGGGCGAACAACCACGGCGTCAACATGGCTATGGCCTGGCCGCAGTTCGAG GAGTACACGGAGGAGTTCCGGGACATCGCTAAGGGGAAGTCCAAGGAGAGTCTGCCCACGGGACCCATCACACTCCTCAACCAGAGACCCGTCAGCGAGGAT GAACTTCCGCCGATAACGAACAACAAGTCCGGTAAAATAAACCACGCCGAGCCAACAACAAACACAACAGTCGTCAACAACAGCAGCGCCAACAACACCATCGACAAGAAGACGATCAGCGCACCGATAGCTGTCAC aaacgGTACAGCATCAGTACCGAAATCAGCAAAAACATCACCGGCGAAGGACAGCGTGGGTAAAGACAACCCGTTCGAGGAGGAGGAGTGGGACGAGGACTCCGGGGGCGCGCTCACCGACACCGGCGAGCCCGGCGTGCCCGTGCGCGCGCTCTACGACTACACCGGCGCCGAGAGCGACGAGCTCAGCTTCAGACAgg GAGATTTATTCGAGAAGCTCGAAGACGAAGACGAGCAAGGCTGGTGTAAGGGAAGGAAAGACGGGCGAGTGGGGCTCTACCCCGCCAACTACGTGGAGCCCGTCGGAAACTAG
- the LOC116774268 gene encoding protein kinase C and casein kinase substrate in neurons protein 1 isoform X1 has translation MSHHSDEQALLTVTSDSFWEPGNYKRTTRRIDDGHRLCSELQALVQERADIEKTYAKSLRGWAKKWNDLIEKGPEYGTMEAAWKGGMVEAERLSDLHLSVRDRLVNDVIAQIKNWQKDTYHKSMIQLKERKEMDEAFKKAQKPWAKLLQKVERTRLEYHTACKQERTAQNQERNASGDSSLSPDQQVKKMAERVSKCRDDVAKNRDKYQAALAEITSYNPRYIEDMTGVFDRCQQMEAQRLSFFKDVLFSFHKCLDISKEPTLPQIYEEFHHTINNADHGKDLKWWANNHGVNMAMAWPQFEEYTEEFRDIAKGKSKESLPTGPITLLNQRPVSEDELPPITNNKSGKINHAEPTTNTTVVNNSSANNTIDKKTISAPIAVTNGTASVPKSAKTSPAKDSVGKDNPFEEEEWDEDSGGALTDTGEPGVPVRALYDYTGAESDELSFRQGDLFEKLEDEDEQGWCKGRKDGRVGLYPANYVEPVGN, from the exons ATGTCGCATCACAGCGACGAGCAGGCGCTGCTGACGGTCACCTCGGACTCGTTCTGGGAGCCAGGAAACTACAAGAGGACCACCAGGAGGATCGACGACGGGCACAGGCTCTGCAGCGAACTGCAGGCCTTGGTACAGGAGAGAGCTGACATTGAGAAGACATACGCCAAGAGTTTGAGGGGATGGGCCAAGAAATGGAACGATCTCATCGAGAAAG GTCCTGAATATGGTACTATGGAAGCAGCATGGAAAGGCGGCATGGTGGAGGCAGAGAGGCTGTCAGATCTGCACCTCAGTGTCAGGGATCGACTGGTCAATGACGTCATAGCACAGATCAAGAACTGGCAGAAGGACACCTACCATAAG TCAATGATCCAGCTGAAGGAACGGAAGGAGATGGACGAGGCTTTCAAGAAGGCTCAGAAGCCGTGGGCCAAGTTGCTCCAGAAGGTAGAGAGGACGAGATTGGAGTATCACACGGCATGCAAGCAGGAGAGGACCGCGCAGAACCAGGAGAGAAACGCTAGCGGAGACAGCTCCTTGAGTCCCGATCAG CAGGTGAAGAAGATGGCTGAACGAGTGTCGAAGTGTCGCGACGACGTGGCGAAGAATCGCGACAAGTACCAAGCGGCGCTGGCGGAGATAACGTCCTACAACCCTCGCTACATCGAGGACATGACCGGCGTGTTCGACAGGTGCCAGCAGATGGAGGCTCAGAGGCTGTCCTTCTTCAAGGACGTGCTGTTCAGCTTCCATAAGTGTCTGGATATAAGCAAGGAACCCAC ATTACCACAAATATACGAGGAGTTCCATCACACGATCAACAACGCCGATCACGGCAAGGACCTCAAGTGGTGGGCGAACAACCACGGCGTCAACATGGCTATGGCCTGGCCGCAGTTCGAG GAGTACACGGAGGAGTTCCGGGACATCGCTAAGGGGAAGTCCAAGGAGAGTCTGCCCACGGGACCCATCACACTCCTCAACCAGAGACCCGTCAGCGAGGAT GAACTTCCGCCGATAACGAACAACAAGTCCGGTAAAATAAACCACGCCGAGCCAACAACAAACACAACAGTCGTCAACAACAGCAGCGCCAACAACACCATCGACAAGAAGACGATCAGCGCACCGATAGCTGTCAC aaacgGTACAGCATCAGTACCGAAATCAGCAAAAACATCACCGGCGAAGGACAGCGTGGGTAAAGACAACCCGTTCGAGGAGGAGGAGTGGGACGAGGACTCCGGGGGCGCGCTCACCGACACCGGCGAGCCCGGCGTGCCCGTGCGCGCGCTCTACGACTACACCGGCGCCGAGAGCGACGAGCTCAGCTTCAGACAgg GAGATTTATTCGAGAAGCTCGAAGACGAAGACGAGCAAGGCTGGTGTAAGGGAAGGAAAGACGGGCGAGTGGGGCTCTACCCCGCCAACTACGTGGAGCCCGTCGGAAACTAG